In Candidatus Contubernalis alkalaceticus, the following proteins share a genomic window:
- a CDS encoding FAD-dependent oxidoreductase, which translates to MNAQAKYPPAPEEVQFNPTVLVIGGGASGIASAVKAAEAGLSVVLLEKTAELGGKFAQISSMYQTDLSPSQWLKEKINVLEKNDKVAIYTNGSLEKVKGQAGSFTVTLNVSGKKEEIVVGAIVVATGMELSSKMPVPEGADAGRFMSQMELEKKMGDFTGDSKCFVFVVKEDDFLCGMANALKNSLKLKNSGHEVYLFYDEMKISEEKMEKLYHQARKEGVYFVRGTQNLKIGQQADKLTITTVDPLLPIKLAKELIINCDYLIFNEDLVPGADTKKLAEILKVTRGPGGFFQEDNFHLEPVNSFRAGIYFVGACRMPDFLHNVQEQAGSAVNAIYQLSTADVKSLMDQKPLIDVAKCAYCLTCYRSCPRNAIELLYGIEGAAWDGAPYVHPYACQACGSCVAECPNRAISFPGYTDEDMKKQFSGIGGKS; encoded by the coding sequence ATGAATGCCCAAGCAAAGTATCCACCTGCACCAGAAGAAGTGCAATTCAATCCAACGGTACTTGTTATTGGGGGAGGAGCTTCCGGCATTGCTTCAGCAGTAAAAGCGGCAGAAGCAGGATTATCTGTTGTACTTTTAGAGAAAACTGCTGAATTAGGCGGAAAATTTGCTCAGATCTCCAGTATGTACCAAACAGACCTGTCACCATCCCAATGGCTCAAAGAAAAGATTAACGTATTAGAGAAAAACGATAAAGTAGCCATCTATACTAATGGGAGCCTAGAAAAGGTAAAAGGACAGGCCGGCAGCTTTACAGTTACCTTAAATGTTTCTGGAAAGAAAGAAGAAATTGTTGTCGGGGCCATAGTGGTGGCCACGGGTATGGAGTTAAGTTCCAAGATGCCTGTTCCGGAGGGTGCCGACGCAGGTCGCTTTATGTCCCAAATGGAACTTGAGAAAAAGATGGGTGATTTTACAGGAGATTCCAAATGTTTTGTGTTTGTAGTTAAGGAGGACGATTTTCTTTGCGGGATGGCCAATGCTTTAAAGAATTCGCTAAAGTTGAAGAATTCAGGCCATGAGGTTTATCTCTTTTATGATGAGATGAAAATCAGTGAAGAAAAGATGGAAAAGCTTTACCATCAGGCCCGTAAAGAGGGAGTTTATTTCGTGCGGGGGACTCAAAATCTTAAAATTGGCCAGCAGGCAGATAAGCTGACTATAACTACTGTTGACCCTCTGCTTCCCATTAAATTGGCCAAAGAATTAATTATTAATTGTGATTACCTTATTTTCAATGAGGATTTGGTTCCCGGTGCTGATACTAAGAAATTAGCTGAAATACTAAAAGTTACACGGGGGCCGGGAGGCTTTTTCCAGGAGGACAATTTCCATCTGGAGCCAGTAAATTCATTCCGTGCCGGCATTTATTTTGTGGGTGCCTGTAGGATGCCTGATTTCCTGCATAATGTTCAGGAGCAGGCCGGCTCAGCAGTTAATGCCATTTATCAGTTAAGTACTGCTGATGTAAAGAGTTTAATGGATCAAAAGCCCTTAATTGATGTAGCAAAATGTGCTTATTGTCTTACCTGTTACCGTTCCTGCCCCAGAAACGCCATTGAACTGCTATATGGTATTGAAGGAGCTGCCTGGGACGGTGCACCGTATGTACATCCCTATGCCTGTCAGGCCTGTGGAAGTTGTGTTGCAGAATGCCCCAACCGGGCCATCAGCTTTCCTGGATATACTGATGAAGACATGAAGAAACAATTTTCGGGGATAGGGGGTAAGTCATAA
- a CDS encoding competence protein ComK, with product MTEKLWERCDSIAALLPTYQEGKGRLTRVLFSDGSEEKINKTIKGVVKKLARKFSVDLVSAAKEYGKVLGKSNLVPIPFSQHLILVPLKTITPLLPGDSAYGYFNLPAIKEIRRTRDREYKTAVIFHNKSEVGVFLSYETVLKQLKNAELVDKHYRIKHFCWLSDKSSSLDTGEEITRRDLVSIHLKLDQIISFLFQKKHY from the coding sequence TTGACAGAAAAACTCTGGGAAAGGTGCGATAGTATTGCAGCTCTGCTCCCAACATACCAAGAGGGGAAAGGCAGGTTGACCAGGGTTCTGTTTTCTGATGGGTCTGAGGAAAAGATAAACAAAACAATAAAAGGAGTAGTTAAAAAGCTGGCTAGAAAGTTTTCTGTGGATCTAGTGTCTGCAGCTAAAGAATATGGTAAAGTATTGGGAAAAAGTAATTTGGTGCCCATACCATTTTCGCAGCATTTAATTTTAGTACCTTTAAAAACCATTACTCCACTTTTACCCGGAGATTCAGCTTACGGGTATTTTAACCTGCCGGCCATTAAGGAGATCAGAAGAACCAGGGACAGAGAATATAAAACGGCGGTAATTTTCCATAACAAGTCTGAGGTTGGTGTATTTCTAAGTTATGAAACAGTATTGAAGCAGTTAAAGAATGCCGAACTGGTGGATAAGCACTACCGCATCAAGCATTTCTGTTGGTTAAGTGATAAGTCTTCTTCTTTGGATACGGGAGAGGAGATAACCCGGAGAGATTTAGTTTCAATACATCTAAAGCTGGATCAAATTATTTCCTTTTTATTTCAAAAAAAGCATTATTAA
- a CDS encoding tetratricopeptide repeat protein: protein MTQARQRAHENKVVKFQKDASYYFEKGTLYYKRNNLDKALMFFRKTIETEPDNPLNHYNVACLLSKMGCLTEANEIFCYIVEKLDSTMTECYFLMAVNYGLLEDLTQTRIYLKKYLTLTPDGEMAFEAEELLEAISEDEDFYENFNFIKAEQKFPPIVEETKEKLVAKYNQNPQFRNKLLDILYCRDEEIVSDVIYLYGLIGTDAAEKVLRSFIKNPWVEEQHKQLALLILKEMGAPEPYEIYLDGELCRVNLKEYTVDAPEWLEEWQEVLNCTLHKMKELDCYDKEFIEDVKAIWSDFINTVHPEVPLIKKPMVWAAGLEYALVRFHFLDFTQKQIAQRYGVSSSSVSSKFKLINEALKLDVKAYKNVLRYLREEEED, encoded by the coding sequence TTGACACAGGCCAGACAAAGAGCACATGAAAATAAAGTTGTTAAATTTCAAAAGGATGCCAGCTATTATTTTGAAAAGGGCACCTTATATTACAAGCGCAATAATCTCGATAAAGCTCTTATGTTTTTTAGAAAAACCATCGAAACCGAACCGGATAATCCTCTCAATCATTATAATGTTGCATGCCTTTTGAGTAAGATGGGTTGTTTAACCGAGGCCAATGAGATTTTTTGTTATATTGTTGAAAAACTGGATTCCACCATGACAGAATGCTATTTTTTGATGGCAGTAAATTATGGGTTGCTGGAAGATTTGACTCAAACACGGATTTATCTAAAGAAGTATTTGACATTGACTCCAGACGGAGAGATGGCATTCGAAGCGGAGGAACTTCTGGAGGCCATTAGTGAAGATGAAGATTTTTATGAAAATTTTAATTTTATTAAAGCGGAACAAAAATTTCCTCCTATTGTTGAAGAGACTAAAGAAAAATTGGTTGCAAAGTATAATCAGAACCCCCAATTTCGTAATAAACTTTTAGATATTTTATACTGCAGAGATGAAGAAATTGTCAGTGACGTTATATATCTTTATGGCTTAATTGGTACTGACGCCGCGGAAAAAGTATTGAGATCTTTCATAAAGAACCCCTGGGTAGAAGAACAGCACAAACAACTGGCGCTGTTGATATTGAAGGAAATGGGGGCACCTGAACCCTATGAGATCTATTTAGACGGAGAGTTATGTCGGGTTAATCTTAAGGAGTATACTGTGGATGCCCCAGAATGGCTGGAGGAGTGGCAGGAGGTCTTGAACTGCACTCTGCATAAAATGAAAGAACTAGACTGTTATGATAAAGAGTTCATTGAGGATGTTAAAGCCATTTGGTCGGATTTTATTAACACTGTTCACCCCGAGGTTCCATTGATTAAGAAACCCATGGTTTGGGCTGCAGGACTAGAATATGCCCTGGTGCGATTCCACTTCCTGGATTTTACCCAAAAACAGATTGCCCAACGTTATGGGGTTTCAAGCTCCAGCGTTTCAAGTAAGTTTAAATTGATCAATGAGGCTCTGAAGTTAGATGTAAAGGCCTATAAGAATGTTTTAAGATATCTTAGAGAAGAAGAAGAGGATTAG
- a CDS encoding methylenetetrahydrofolate reductase C-terminal domain-containing protein yields MIIGERKPLEEIFSRTDSFKKICVLGCETCIAVCLAGGNKEAQETAEAIKMHREQTNNPVEIKASSIQRQCELEFVDEVMEELNEYDCVLSLACGVGVQTMATKAPDMFILPGVNTSFLGYPLEQGVWMENCQACGDCVLDRTYGICPVTRCSKSMMNGPCGGSSEGVCEVSKDTECGWALIYERLKKLGKLEYMDEIIPPKNWSTSFSGGPRKIVREDVKIVRGE; encoded by the coding sequence ATGATTATTGGTGAAAGGAAACCATTAGAAGAAATATTTAGCAGAACCGATTCTTTTAAAAAGATTTGTGTTTTAGGTTGTGAGACTTGTATAGCTGTGTGTCTAGCAGGGGGTAATAAGGAAGCCCAGGAAACTGCTGAGGCCATTAAAATGCACAGGGAACAGACAAACAATCCAGTGGAAATTAAAGCTTCATCCATACAAAGACAGTGTGAACTGGAATTTGTTGATGAAGTAATGGAAGAATTAAATGAATACGATTGTGTTCTTTCTCTGGCATGCGGGGTAGGAGTACAGACCATGGCTACTAAGGCTCCTGATATGTTTATACTTCCAGGGGTTAATACGTCATTCCTGGGATATCCTTTGGAGCAGGGAGTATGGATGGAAAACTGTCAGGCCTGTGGAGACTGTGTATTGGACAGGACCTACGGAATTTGTCCCGTCACCCGTTGTTCTAAGAGTATGATGAACGGTCCCTGTGGAGGTTCCTCCGAGGGAGTTTGTGAGGTAAGTAAGGACACCGAGTGTGGGTGGGCCCTGATTTATGAGAGGCTTAAGAAATTAGGCAAATTGGAATACATGGATGAAATTATACCTCCGAAAAATTGGAGTACTTCATTCAGTGGCGGGCCTAGAAAAATAGTAAGGGAGGATGTTAAAATTGTTCGCGGGGAGTAA
- the tatC gene encoding twin-arginine translocase subunit TatC, whose translation MGRKKKKEPVMNLTGHLDELRKRIIISVIAIVIGSIVTFMYVDLIRETIIRPAEGNLVFIGVAEAFMTNIKIAIIAGVLLAFPVILYQVWSFVLPGLDPREKKFVFVFVTASLLLFTGGVSFAFFVIIPISIKFFLGFETEGISAMISFGNYISYIAGVVFAFGMVFQMPIAVFILSKLGLISSEFLKKYRTHALVVIFILAAIITPPDVISQILMAIPMLLLYEISILVAKVTRK comes from the coding sequence GTGGGGAGAAAAAAGAAAAAAGAACCGGTTATGAATCTGACCGGACATTTAGATGAACTTAGAAAGCGAATTATCATTTCTGTTATTGCTATTGTCATCGGTTCTATCGTAACCTTTATGTATGTGGATTTGATAAGAGAGACCATCATCAGGCCCGCTGAAGGAAATCTCGTTTTTATCGGTGTAGCGGAAGCTTTTATGACCAATATTAAAATTGCCATTATTGCTGGTGTTCTGTTGGCCTTTCCGGTTATTTTGTATCAGGTCTGGAGCTTTGTCCTGCCTGGTTTAGATCCAAGAGAAAAAAAGTTTGTTTTTGTTTTCGTGACTGCCTCTCTTCTGCTTTTTACCGGGGGAGTTTCCTTTGCATTTTTCGTTATTATTCCCATAAGCATCAAGTTTTTCCTGGGATTTGAAACAGAAGGAATCTCGGCGATGATTTCTTTTGGTAATTATATTTCTTATATTGCCGGGGTAGTTTTTGCTTTTGGCATGGTGTTTCAAATGCCCATAGCTGTTTTTATACTCTCCAAACTGGGGCTGATTTCCTCAGAGTTCTTAAAAAAATACAGAACTCATGCATTGGTGGTTATATTTATTTTGGCGGCTATTATTACGCCACCTGATGTAATTTCTCAGATCTTGATGGCCATACCTATGCTTTTGCTTTATGAAATCAGTATCCTGGTTGCTAAGGTTACCAGAAAGTAA
- a CDS encoding carbon-nitrogen family hydrolase → MKVLLIQAEIKKGNPDKNREKILEMMEKALNQNPQVLVLPELWNTGYADNYLQVADKEGQSTLGFLSSFARKHNVNIVGGSTADYKQGKLLNRSLIINRQGELVGDYSKIHLFSLNGEQNYFSPGEKIGLFKLDNVSCGIMICYDLRFPELSRALALEGVEIIFVCAQWPRSRIHAWRTLACARAAENQVFLVGVNRAGIEGEQGFGGSLAVDPGGEILAEAGEEESVLAVEIFPDQIKSVRKEIYYLRDRRPEIY, encoded by the coding sequence ATGAAGGTGTTACTGATTCAGGCGGAAATAAAAAAGGGAAACCCTGATAAAAATCGGGAAAAGATTTTAGAAATGATGGAAAAGGCCTTGAATCAAAATCCTCAGGTTCTTGTCCTCCCAGAACTTTGGAATACAGGTTATGCGGATAATTATTTGCAGGTGGCAGATAAGGAAGGGCAGTCTACCTTGGGTTTTCTAAGTTCCTTTGCCAGGAAACATAATGTAAACATTGTAGGAGGCTCTACTGCCGATTATAAGCAGGGGAAGCTTTTAAATCGCAGCCTAATTATAAACCGTCAGGGTGAATTAGTGGGGGATTATTCTAAAATACATCTTTTCAGTCTCAATGGAGAACAAAATTATTTTTCTCCAGGAGAAAAAATAGGATTGTTCAAGTTGGATAATGTTTCCTGCGGTATTATGATCTGTTACGACCTTCGTTTTCCTGAACTCAGCCGGGCTCTTGCCCTGGAGGGGGTGGAGATTATTTTTGTTTGCGCTCAGTGGCCCCGATCCAGGATTCATGCCTGGAGAACCCTGGCATGTGCCCGGGCCGCGGAGAATCAAGTTTTTTTGGTGGGGGTAAACCGTGCAGGAATCGAAGGGGAGCAGGGTTTCGGTGGTTCTCTGGCAGTGGACCCCGGTGGAGAGATCCTGGCGGAAGCAGGGGAAGAGGAATCTGTGCTGGCTGTGGAGATATTTCCAGATCAAATTAAATCAGTTCGTAAAGAAATTTACTATTTACGGGACAGAAGACCGGAAATATATTAA
- a CDS encoding hydrogenase iron-sulfur subunit produces MAEFSPSMVTLCCENSAFLAAEKSKLSGVKAVRIPCGAQLEHVHILRAFNEGADGVLVMSCLKENCKHSFGNDRAEKKVAYVKGLLKDIGVGEDRLAYAPVAANNEFKYNQAAQEMLEKLKEMGPIEGKVKK; encoded by the coding sequence ATGGCAGAATTTAGTCCTTCTATGGTAACTCTCTGTTGTGAGAACTCAGCCTTCTTGGCTGCAGAAAAAAGCAAACTGTCAGGTGTTAAAGCAGTAAGAATCCCTTGTGGGGCCCAGCTGGAACATGTTCATATTCTTAGGGCTTTTAACGAAGGGGCAGACGGGGTCTTGGTAATGTCCTGTTTAAAAGAAAACTGCAAGCACTCTTTCGGAAATGATCGAGCAGAGAAAAAAGTAGCATACGTTAAAGGTTTATTGAAGGATATAGGAGTAGGTGAGGACCGCCTGGCTTATGCTCCTGTAGCCGCAAATAATGAATTTAAATACAATCAGGCAGCACAAGAGATGCTTGAAAAACTCAAAGAAATGGGTCCGATAGAAGGGAAGGTGAAAAAATGA
- a CDS encoding methyltetrahydrofolate cobalamin methyltransferase codes for MLIIGERINGMFKDIANAIRTGDPTAVQMWAKKQEKNGAGWLDINTGPASDDPVKHMKWLVEVTQEVSDVPLALDSTNYDAIEAGLEICKIPPLINSVPAEWPKMERVFEMAQKYNAGVIGLAMNEKGIPKDAESRVALAMELCACADGYGISMEDLYIDPLLLPVNVGQDHGPEVLETLRQIKTLSDPAPKTTIGLSNISQGTKKRELINRICAVMLIAAGLDTAVGDACDDELMEAIATARLIMNLDIYCDSFVQVYKNRW; via the coding sequence ATGTTAATTATTGGCGAGCGTATTAATGGTATGTTTAAAGATATAGCCAATGCGATTAGAACCGGAGATCCCACTGCAGTGCAGATGTGGGCAAAGAAACAGGAAAAGAATGGTGCCGGTTGGTTGGACATTAACACCGGACCCGCTTCCGACGACCCGGTAAAACACATGAAATGGTTGGTTGAAGTGACTCAGGAAGTTAGTGACGTTCCCCTGGCATTGGATTCCACCAACTATGATGCTATTGAAGCCGGCCTGGAAATCTGCAAGATTCCACCTCTGATTAATTCCGTTCCTGCGGAGTGGCCGAAGATGGAAAGAGTTTTTGAAATGGCTCAAAAGTACAATGCTGGTGTTATAGGACTGGCCATGAATGAAAAGGGTATTCCTAAGGATGCGGAAAGCAGAGTAGCCCTGGCTATGGAACTGTGTGCCTGTGCTGACGGTTATGGCATTTCTATGGAAGATCTTTACATTGACCCTCTGCTGCTGCCTGTAAATGTAGGGCAGGATCATGGGCCTGAGGTTTTAGAAACTCTTCGTCAGATTAAAACTCTTTCAGATCCTGCTCCCAAGACTACTATTGGACTGAGCAATATTTCTCAGGGAACTAAGAAGAGAGAACTAATCAACAGGATTTGTGCTGTTATGCTTATTGCAGCCGGCTTGGACACTGCTGTGGGCGATGCCTGTGACGATGAGCTGATGGAAGCTATTGCTACCGCTCGTTTGATTATGAACCTGGATATTTACTGCGATTCCTTCGTGCAGGTGTACAAGAACAGGTGGTAA
- a CDS encoding methylenetetrahydrofolate reductase gives MLKLFAGSNLEKVLSNGHFAVTGELGPMRGTDLGPCLEHAEHMRNHVDAYNITDNQTAVVRIASMAAAIKLVERGLDPVMQMTVRDRNRIMLQADVLGGAACGVGNFLCIQGDHQTLGSEPQAKGVYDLDSTQLMRMIKNMRDENEFISGDKLEAPLKAFIGGVINPFADPFEYRVDRFAKKIEAGVQFVQTQCIYDMDRLKEYMKRVVDKGLHEKCYILAGITPLKAVGAAMYMKNNVAGIIIPDEVVKRLKGAKDKKKEGLKMAIEQIQQIREIEGFKGVHIMAIAWEEMVPHIVEEVGGLLPRPKID, from the coding sequence ATGTTAAAATTGTTCGCGGGGAGTAACTTAGAGAAAGTATTATCCAACGGTCACTTTGCAGTAACTGGCGAGCTAGGCCCCATGAGAGGCACAGACCTGGGTCCCTGCCTGGAACACGCGGAACACATGAGAAACCATGTGGACGCTTATAACATCACCGACAACCAGACCGCCGTGGTGAGGATTGCCAGCATGGCAGCAGCTATTAAGTTAGTAGAAAGAGGCCTGGATCCAGTCATGCAGATGACAGTCCGGGACAGGAACCGTATTATGCTGCAGGCAGATGTATTGGGGGGAGCCGCTTGTGGAGTAGGGAATTTCCTCTGCATTCAAGGGGATCACCAGACCCTGGGCAGTGAGCCTCAAGCCAAGGGCGTTTATGATCTTGATTCTACACAGTTAATGCGTATGATCAAGAATATGAGAGATGAAAATGAATTTATCAGCGGGGATAAACTGGAAGCTCCACTAAAGGCTTTCATCGGGGGCGTAATAAACCCCTTTGCAGATCCTTTTGAATACAGGGTGGACAGGTTTGCCAAGAAAATTGAGGCCGGAGTTCAGTTTGTTCAGACACAGTGTATTTATGATATGGATCGGTTAAAGGAATACATGAAAAGGGTAGTAGATAAAGGACTTCATGAAAAGTGCTATATTCTAGCTGGCATAACACCCCTGAAGGCTGTTGGAGCTGCCATGTATATGAAGAATAATGTAGCCGGTATCATCATTCCCGATGAAGTAGTCAAGAGATTAAAAGGGGCCAAGGATAAGAAGAAGGAAGGCCTCAAGATGGCTATAGAACAGATACAGCAGATACGGGAGATTGAAGGTTTTAAGGGAGTTCATATTATGGCTATTGCCTGGGAAGAAATGGTTCCCCACATCGTTGAGGAAGTTGGAGGTCTGCTGCCGCGGCCTAAGATTGATTAA
- a CDS encoding FAD-dependent oxidoreductase, translated as MGKDNVLVLGGGIAGLTSALELAESGSQVFLIEKEAEVGGYAGKYCCKAQEDCQKCGACFVAQAIDDVNNHPNISVFCGLKINSFQSTGDGFKVNFVNDRGEKSGFDVNAVVVATGFKPFDATERQEYGYKVYDGIYTALDLDEKVREKGSFTYAFPKPVERIAFIQCVGSRSDNPQQDYCCRVGCMYAVRMASMIREELPEAAIDIYYMDLQNFGKGFMEYKNDCITDKNINFILGRPAKTYFHPISKKVILKHESPAEGEPQEHEYDLVFLSIGSQPGEDTGSIAEILNLQLTEDSFFMNEDSLNPGVTSQKGVFVAGACTGPRDIAASMQQAKSVSLSVIDYLKK; from the coding sequence ATGGGAAAAGATAATGTACTGGTCCTCGGAGGAGGAATAGCCGGTCTAACTTCCGCATTGGAATTAGCAGAAAGCGGCAGCCAGGTCTTTTTGATTGAAAAAGAGGCCGAAGTGGGAGGATATGCAGGCAAATACTGCTGTAAAGCCCAAGAAGACTGCCAGAAATGTGGAGCCTGCTTTGTTGCGCAAGCCATTGATGATGTGAATAACCATCCCAATATCAGTGTGTTCTGCGGATTGAAAATTAATTCATTCCAGTCAACAGGCGATGGCTTCAAGGTAAATTTTGTTAATGACCGCGGAGAAAAGTCCGGTTTTGATGTAAATGCAGTGGTGGTTGCTACCGGCTTTAAACCTTTTGACGCTACTGAAAGACAAGAGTACGGCTACAAGGTTTATGACGGTATTTATACCGCACTGGACCTGGATGAGAAGGTCAGGGAAAAGGGTAGTTTTACCTATGCATTCCCCAAGCCTGTAGAGAGGATTGCCTTTATACAGTGTGTTGGTTCTAGATCCGATAACCCCCAGCAGGATTACTGCTGCAGGGTAGGCTGCATGTATGCCGTAAGAATGGCCAGCATGATCCGGGAGGAACTTCCGGAAGCAGCTATAGATATATATTATATGGATCTGCAGAATTTTGGGAAGGGATTTATGGAATATAAAAATGACTGCATTACGGATAAAAACATCAACTTTATCCTGGGCAGGCCTGCAAAGACATATTTCCACCCCATATCCAAAAAAGTAATTTTAAAACACGAATCACCGGCAGAGGGAGAGCCTCAGGAACATGAATATGACCTGGTATTCCTCTCCATCGGAAGTCAGCCTGGTGAGGATACAGGCAGCATAGCAGAGATATTAAACCTGCAGTTAACTGAAGATAGCTTCTTTATGAATGAAGACAGTTTAAATCCCGGGGTAACTTCGCAAAAAGGCGTATTTGTTGCCGGGGCCTGTACTGGCCCCAGGGATATAGCTGCCTCTATGCAGCAGGCTAAATCAGTATCTTTGAGTGTAATTGACTATCTTAAAAAATAA
- a CDS encoding secondary thiamine-phosphate synthase enzyme YjbQ, translating to MKILNLKTSRRTELLEVTTLIGNLIKEETVEQGVCYLYVPHTTAGLTINENADPSVVRDILTCLNNLIPFDGDYHHMEGNSAAHIKASLMGFSLSLLIQGGQLVLGTWQGVYFCEFDGPRTRKLHVEIINNKK from the coding sequence GTGAAAATTCTTAATTTGAAAACATCAAGAAGAACAGAATTATTAGAGGTTACCACACTAATAGGAAATCTGATAAAGGAGGAAACTGTGGAGCAGGGGGTATGTTATCTTTACGTCCCCCATACCACGGCAGGACTCACAATAAACGAAAATGCAGATCCTTCGGTAGTCAGGGATATTCTCACCTGCCTTAACAATTTAATTCCCTTTGATGGGGATTACCATCATATGGAGGGAAACTCAGCTGCCCACATTAAAGCCAGCCTGATGGGTTTTTCTTTAAGCCTTTTGATTCAAGGGGGGCAGCTGGTGCTGGGGACCTGGCAGGGTGTCTATTTTTGTGAATTCGATGGCCCCCGTACTCGAAAGCTTCATGTGGAAATCATAAATAATAAGAAGTAA
- a CDS encoding 3'-5' exoribonuclease YhaM family protein, with protein sequence MGIIKKVQFVKSLKVGDRVDTLLAVREKNLQQYSKPSRAGEKFLRVFLSDTSGTITGVLWDNAQEVSQIFKVGEVVHVTGQVTDYRGLQITIETLKKVNMKNIDPTYFQEVVKKSRREMMEKVKSHINTYVNDPYLCRLLQEFLDDRDFNSQFIKAPGGRLIHHNYVGGLLEHSLEVMEICIQLLHLYPKYMNSSLLISGAVLHDIGKIKEYDMNSILFQYTDRGKLIGHITMGRDMVMKKANKYKHFPEDIKLELEHMILSHHGKKEWGSPEIPRTINAFALFHADLVSARMNQFTGVIQQSLENEQPWSDWNRFLERDVFIPNYLKEDRDTSHE encoded by the coding sequence ATGGGAATAATTAAAAAGGTGCAGTTTGTAAAAAGTTTAAAAGTTGGAGACAGGGTAGATACATTACTTGCGGTCAGGGAAAAGAATTTACAGCAATACTCTAAACCCAGCCGGGCAGGTGAGAAATTTCTACGGGTTTTTTTATCGGATACCAGTGGGACTATTACAGGTGTTCTTTGGGACAACGCTCAGGAAGTCAGTCAGATATTTAAGGTTGGGGAGGTTGTTCATGTCACCGGGCAGGTCACTGACTACAGGGGCCTACAAATCACGATTGAAACATTGAAAAAGGTTAATATGAAAAACATTGATCCTACTTATTTCCAAGAGGTAGTTAAAAAAAGCCGTCGGGAAATGATGGAAAAAGTCAAGTCTCATATTAATACTTATGTTAATGATCCTTATCTGTGTCGGTTGCTTCAAGAATTTTTAGATGACCGTGATTTTAACTCTCAGTTCATCAAAGCCCCCGGAGGAAGGCTTATCCATCATAATTATGTGGGGGGATTGTTAGAGCACAGCCTTGAGGTGATGGAGATTTGCATTCAACTGCTGCACCTCTATCCTAAATATATGAATTCCAGTTTACTTATCAGTGGTGCTGTTCTTCATGATATCGGAAAAATTAAAGAATACGATATGAACAGTATTTTGTTCCAGTATACGGACCGAGGTAAGCTCATTGGCCATATCACCATGGGAAGGGATATGGTGATGAAAAAAGCTAATAAATATAAACATTTTCCAGAGGATATTAAGCTGGAGCTAGAGCACATGATTTTATCTCATCATGGCAAAAAAGAGTGGGGTTCCCCAGAAATTCCCAGGACCATAAATGCTTTTGCCTTATTTCATGCTGATTTGGTCAGTGCTCGGATGAATCAGTTTACCGGGGTGATACAGCAAAGCTTGGAAAATGAGCAGCCATGGTCAGATTGGAACCGTTTTTTGGAAAGGGATGTATTTATTCCGAATTATCTTAAAGAGGACAGGGATACTTCTCATGAATAA